DNA sequence from the Falco biarmicus isolate bFalBia1 chromosome 5, bFalBia1.pri, whole genome shotgun sequence genome:
CCTGTCTTTGCGTGGGGGATGCCATTCCTGCTTCCCTCTGGCCCCCCTCCACCCTGGCACTCCTGCATGCTGACACCAACACTATCCCCCTCCCTGAGCCACCAGGCTCTCCAGCCCAATTCAGATGCTCCTGCATCTACTCCAGCCTTTAGTGACACTGTCTTTTCTAGAAAGGTCCCAAGTCCCTctcattccttcctttctgcctccagtaccctctcccctgccctgctggcacTGTAGCCCCTCTCCTGCCCACTGGCCAGACTGTgccctctgcagcaggcaggagggagatgAGGGAAGGGGGGGACCTTCCTTTCACAAGGAGGTGACAGATTTTGGAAGAATTTGGTTCTGGCAGGTAGTTTTaggggggaggagaaggaagaggtgatggggaaacctttttttctttcttttttccttttttaaaaacgataaataaaaacagatgaCCCAGAAGGCTGGAGCATAGCTGAGAGCCACCTCTTGTGCCACTAACGCACGTTGTCTGGTTTGTGCCTCGGCTTTCTGCCGGCGGTGGGAAAAGGggcagaagggaaaggggaagggaaaggggcaTCGGTGGCTCAGTAGTTCTGCGTTTGGTACCCCTGTGTCTCGGTGTCGAAAGCATCTGCTGGAGGGGGCTGCTGGTATGTCCCCACCGCATCTGTAGCATCCTCCTCATTCGTGTAGGGAGCATAAGGCATGCCGGAGTCCTGGCTTGGGTCCATGTAGTCCTGGGAGAAGAGGGCCGAATCGGCACCCAGCTGGAAACGCTGATAAGCCAGGAACGCCTGGCCCACCTTTaagggaggaggtggagggaagagttgggaagcagagaggggaggggagaaaagagagggGGAACGTAccaagaaagagaaacaaacaaaagtggGGTTAGTAGTGGTTACGGATTAGTGTGCAAGGCCCACGTGGCAGACCACCAGTGAAACACCCCTGAGAGCATGAGGTTCAGGCTGCCCCACAGAAAGCATGAGCCTGCCAGGACAGAGGAGGGCTGGGCACGGCTGGCTTGAGCCCAGCTGGCTGCGTGCAGCCTGCCGGGGCTCCCCGGTGTCTCTGGGGTATGCTGGGCACCTCCTGCCTGGTGGTGGGGTTTCACTGACATGGCACAGGTCGCAGAGGCTCAGTTGGCATGTGGTTATCCCAttcagcccctcctgcccctgggaAGGCAATCTGCCTCAGCAACACCACAGAAGATTcatctgctgggctggaggtACGCAGCCATTTTGCCTGCAGAAGCCAGGAAGGAGAGCAGGATTTGACCCAGAGTAGCGAGGTAGTGGTCACCCCCTGTAACTCCTTCACCAGCCAGCATCCACACGGTACAGCCCAGACCTTggaaaggagcagcaggaggcaaGACAGCTGCTTCCCAGACCAGGGGATGGTTCGAAAGCAtactgctgcctcctgccccaggcacTGCACGTGGGACACCCTTTGGTGGACTGAGGGAGCCCAGGCACAGGGTTCAGCATCATGGACCCCAGCAGGCACGGCTCGTTGTCCCAGAGCATCTCTGAAAGAGGTAAGCCGTCTGGCAGGTGACAGGGGAGAGGTTTTTGGGGAATGAGGGCTGGGAGGAAATGGAGGAGATAAAGTAGTGGGGGCAGAGGGCATCTCCTGGCTGAAGTATTAGGTCTCAGCAGTCATCAAAAGAAAGCCGCAGTGGTGTTACGCATTGTTAGTTAGGGTGTGGGTGAGAGAAagaagggagcagaggaggaggagaagaaattgCCAGTTCCAACTCCCCAGAGGGAGATCCCCTGTTCAGTGGACAACCACACTCCAGTTCAATGGCCCATGTCTTCCCACCCCACGCCCTGCAGTGACCACGCACCCATGGTTGGGGTGTTGGAACTGTTTCTGCTCAGTaacctcctccagctgcatcCCTCTACCCCTTCCCCCAAATTCCCCCATCAGTGAGGGGCACTAAGGCAGCAAGGACGGGGAGTTAGGGAACAGGGTGTTGTATTCTTCCTGAAAAGTAATGTCTCTGAGTCTCCGGAAAGCCAGAAACGCGAGAAAGCCCTGTGAGGAGAAAGAGGGGTGTGGGAAGGAGAATCAgtaatgaaaagcaaaccaaagtgTTTGAAATAAAACCCTCAAGGAATGGGGCGAAGAGGATGCCTACTTAGCCACTTGCAAACCTGTGCATCAGGGAGGACCACACTGCAGGTGGTGGCACCTCAAAAAGGGTCCTGAGGAAACCCTTGCAAAAGCTATACTCCTTGTCACACTTTCTGCTGGAGCTTGCAAGGGGCTTTTGGCAGTACTCAAGTGCAGGACACAGCCTGTGGGGGGCACACACAGACACTGCTGTCCCTTGCCCCGTTTGGTGTCACCCTGCCGAGGGTGCTGACTGCACAACACTCTGCAGCCCCCCTTTCCCTCTCACAGCTTTGTGGCCTTACAGCACCTTTCCTACCTGGCCCCTGCCCAGCGTTAAGGCCTGTAGGGAGAGGAGATGATAAAGCCTCAAGGAGACTGACATTAAATGCTTTCCTGCTTGGCACCATCCTGTCACTTCAGACAAAAATCACTCGGGCTTGGTGCTTTCAGAGATGGGAGGAAATCATGGGGGATATTTATATTGCACACCACCgtttttccaggaaagcagcaacAAAGAACTGCTAGAGAAATGGCAGGCTTAAGAGGCAGCACCACCAGCTTCCCAAGAGGCAACCCAGTGAGGTGGCGCCGCAGTCGTGGGTGCAGAGGGAGAGCCCAAAGGGATGCTGATTGCAGCTTCTTGTGGCCACTGATGACATTTTACGTGGCAGGagcaaagcagggagggagatggGTGCAACCCTTGGCCTGGAGTTCCCTTCTTTGCTTACTGTCTGTGAGGTGAAAATGCTGGTAAAGTCTTCTGACACACAGGGAAAATGATGCCTGGGGAGCTGGCTTGTCCAAGGTTGTATCAGAGGTTTGTCAAGGATGCTCCTTACTGGGATATGGGACTCTTGCCCATTGTGCTTATTAATGCTCTAGCGCCTTCTTCCATGTAAGTTTTTGAGTCCTTGCCTCCCAAGATTACCTCCTAACCACCTACCCTCCTGTTTTCCCTTCTCAGAAGCCACGTGAACTGAGATCTCAGAGGGAATCACTCTTAGCCAGTCACCTTCCATTCCCCACGAGCTAATATAGTGGAGAGGACACTTGATCCAACATCATGGCTGCTGTACTCACCCAGGTGAAGATGGAGAAGAACGAGAACGTGATGGCTGCTCGGGCTGCATCCCCTCCCTCATTCAGTGGGTTGTCCTCTTCTTTTGAAGCTTGCCACTGGTTGGTCAGAAAGCAGAAGCCAACGAACCAGAGGAATGCCCAAAAGGCTGGGATGGACCACCACCAGCATGccaaaggggaaggggagagacaTCAAGAAGGTATGTGTGAACAGAACATAAACACATCATATTTCTCTGGAAACTTCAACACTACAAGACCCACCGATGTGTTGCAGACTGGGCCAAACTCTGCCCACACAACCTACCTAAGCGCAAGCAAGCTGGCAGTCTTGCTGATGGCTAAATTGTCAAGGTGACAATAGGTGTCTGCATAAAATACCTCAGAGGAGTTCATTTGCTTGTGTTTGGATTGATCACAGGACTTGCATTTGCCTTGGGATGGAGCCTGAAGGGCTTCCAGTACAGGAGTGATCACCTGGGCTCTCTGAAACAGCCACTGCTTCACAACCCTGTCCCGCAAGGACAAGCAAAGAGCAATTCCTTCCAAGGGAGCTGCGGAAGGGTGAGaagcagccagcctgcagctgcacagagaCTGGCTTTTGCTCAGGACAGCGCAGGCTAAGGGACTCACACCGAGGAAAGGTGCTGAAGGATCATTAACATGCTGTACCCCTGGGCAAGGGGTGAAGGTAGAGGGGAGCCACGAGTCCAGACTGgcagctggtggggaggagtGGGACTCACCCTCTTTGCCAGGTGCAGCCAGATACCCGACAGTGAGGGAAATGGGCATTCCTAAGTGGCAGCAAAACAGGGCTCAGTCCTTCCCATTCCCCTTCTCTTGTTAGCTGTACACAGGACTGCTAGGCAAGAGGCTAACTGTGAACAAACTTACAAGCCAGAAGTCCTAAACAAGCTCAGATGCTGCATCCAGTCCTGCTCTCACTCCACTCATGGCCCCTTTGACAAACTGGGGAGGGACCCTGGCAAGGAGAAGTCTGCCTATATGCCGGAGTAAATCAGTAGAGCAACTCGGGATCACAGCATGAGAGCAAAGCACCTCCTCATGATGCTGCTGACTGGTgttacacatgcacatacacacaccccatCACTCTGTCACTTCAACACACTACTGGGGATGGACAGATCTGACTGTGAGTTAGAATAAGCCTCAGGGCTGGAGGAGGTCCTGCAGATGGGGAATGCCAGGTAACCTAGGAGGACTGGTTTACTCAGCCTCATGAAACCCTCAGTGGTTTTTTATGTTAGAATATATGGGGTTCAATCCCCTGGagctggaagagaaggaagTACCATCTCCAGAGGCATCAACACGTGGCCTTAGCAAGCACAAGCATGCAGGGAGGCAAGACGTGCTGATCCTAAAGGGCTCCCTGAGCTATGCCTATGGAAAACAGCAGGGAGGCATCAGCCAGATTGGctgagaagaagagaaaggggaagaaatggAGAGAGAAGGCCTGAGAAAGCACAGAACCCGAAGACCTCCCTCTCAGCAGGGACCCGGCCTGCAAGGGGGCAGaagctccctccctctcccttgcCAGCAGATGAGAGGGCTTCTATGGCCAACCAGCCAGCAAGCTCACCCGAGACTCCAATGTCCGAGAGCACTGCCTTCTTGCGGTCCTTGACGCTGCTGATCTGCGGGAAGTAGGCATCCAGAGCCAGGTAAagaaggcagctgaggaaggCGAGGACACCCACGGTAATGCCATAGTTGCAGGCATTGCGATTGCGGTTGAAAATGCAGTGCTCTTGTGTTTCGTCCAGGCGGTTCACGTACCCTTCATTGACAATGGAGCCAAACACCACAATGGAGAACAcctggtggggagggaggcaggagacaCGTCAAGGCAAGCCCCATCTCTCTGGACCAGCACAAAAGAGGAGAGCTCTGCAGGGGACAGGCAcctctctgccctgctgagctcccaccccgctgccctgcctgggctgtAGTCGTGGGGAATTTACTGGGGAGATGgtctcattttatttctgaggatTAACTTAAAATAGGACACTTTTAGATTGAGCCTTTTTATCCATCTGATCTAAAGCAATGTAAAGCAGTCACAGTCCAGAGTAAGGGTAGCTtcccacagacacacagggaggCAACATGGAGTATAAATTGGGATATGGGTTTGGTGCAGGTGCCTGAGTACAAGGGCTCCAAGTAGTGGAAAACCTCTTAGTCTACACTTATTCTTCCACCCACTCCTTTTCCTTCTAGGAATTCATTGTTTCTACCACACATTTGTTCACTAATTTTATCTACTCAGCTACTACGCTTTTTTCCCTATCCACCTCCCCACAATCACAGCTCTGCTTGCTCTGCAGCACCACTCTCCTGGGTCCCACTATCCCCATCTCCCCACACATCACACACCTTTCCCCACCAGTTTTCCATCAGCCCAGCCCATGACACCACCTATCCTGCTGTCCACTCACTTGCACGCCACCACCTTCCAACCTTCCTTGTGGATTTCATGGGCCAAACATCCCCCTTCCAGGTCCACCTGGCAGGGCCATCATGAATCCTCCCTACCCATCACTGCCACTGcatgttattttaaatcagGCAGAATTAAGGATGAGTCTAGGTAGAAATGCCGTAATCTGCCGCTGCTGGTCTAATCTTCATTCACAGGCTTAGCCTTCGTTGCCTGCCACAAGGCTGTCCCTCTTTGACACAGCAGGCTCCGTCCTGCTTCTCAGATAAACAGCTTCCCCTCACAGCCACAGGAGAAAGAGGGGAAGATTAAGGCAGCatgtacagatttttctttgcagggCATCTTGAAACCCTCAGTAGGAAAAGCCCATCTGCAGGCTGCCTGCGAGGGCCCCAGGTAGATGGGAAATGGGACTTCAAGCATGGGGTGAACATACATATGATTTGCACTGGGATGTCACCAGGGCACTCTGCTAGcctgggagctgcctgtgctaCAGGACCCTGGCACCCCTGGAACCACCACCCAACCCGCAAGAAGAGGCAGCACACAAGCAGATGAGGCGGCCAAGTCTCCTGCAGGGAGTGGAGGTAGGTCTGAGGGTTTGCTAGGTCAGAAGGACCCCAGTACCACCTAATCCAACCAAGCAGCAGAAGAGGGCATGGCAGACAAcccagaaagcaaagcagcagctttgtgaCAAAATTAACTGTTGATTAATGCCAGCGCAGTACACCATCTATTATTGGTGGGGTTGTATGCCTGAGATCCACAGCACAGGCCTCTGCTGTTTGACCTGTGGCATCAAGAACAAGAGGACAATCCTTACCTATGGTCCCAGCAGCCCTTGGGCAGATACTCAGTGCTGGTCATGTTTCAGCTGCCAAATTCTAACAAGTATCCACTGACACCGATACTACTTTTTCACCCCAAGGCTCATTATTCGGTCACACTTGGGTTGCTGAGATTGGGCATATTGTTGACACACTACAGCAAACGAAAAAAGCTGAATCCTATCCTAAGCATGGGGACTGTATGGGTTCTCTGAAAGTTCACAAGAGCTTTTTAAGCTTAGAAGTAAAACAACTGAtttgttctcctcctccttcttgaAAATCAAGATTGATCATACTTTGCAGAAATTGCCCatgaaaattaagtaaaaatctCTTCTGCCTGAAGCAAAGGTCTGGTCTTCAAAATTTCAGCCTCAATGGTTTGGAAAGCGGTGAAATTGCACACAATTACAGCCAGGCTCACACACCTTCACAACAGGCTGGGCTGACAGGTCTGCCTAGGACCATTGGCAGTAACACTGTTTTTCTAATCCGAGGGAGAGCTGAGAGACTCCTGAAGTAATGTCCTAATGTGAGGCTGTGACCCACACTGATGCTGCTACCTGAAGTACCAACCTCCATACGCTGGATTACAAAGCGGGTACCCCGTATTCTACAGCATTAGACGGAAAGCATATCTTCTCTTTGGAAGATGAGAAACCACCTCAAAAGTGGCACAGTCTggtgttcagttttggtttagAGCTCAAAACTGCCAAAACGTCGATTCCCTGCCTCAGGTCAACCTTTGCAACCAGCTGTATTTCAAGTCTCTGCTTACTCATTTGGGATGAATGAACTTCTGTAATGGCCTCTCCCCAGAGACACCTCTGTTTACTTCGCTCATATCCTGATAGAcatcttccttctgctcttaTCTTTGCTTTTACTGCTGGCCTGGAAGAGCTCTCATCTGTGAGTGAAAGAAGCtgaataattcctttttacatttGCTCGTTTGTACCTTTTTATGTTGGCAAGTCGTAAAGATGCAGCTCAGAGTCACGAGACCAGAGGGACATCTCTCTCTCCCTAATTTTCAGGCAGAGGTGGCATTCCTAACTTCCTTTCTCTATCTTCGGCCAGCCAAGATGCCACAACTTCTCTATGTTTCGCAGCCTGGAGATGCCCAAGGTATGATTTACTGGCAAGCATCTGATTTAAGATGATCTTAGGAGTTTTCTGGGGACATTCCACTAAGGGTATTCTCACTTGTGAGCAGAACAAGTCACTGCAGGTCCTTATCTTCTGTGTCCTGAAACAGCCACCCCCAAGTACTCTTTGTCTTTAGGAAAGCTTTCTATGGACCAAAGCACAGTAGCTTAAGGGATGTCTCCTCTCCGTGTTTTCCTCACCACTGGTATCAG
Encoded proteins:
- the SYNGR1 gene encoding synaptogyrin-1 isoform X1, with the protein product MDGGAFGAGKAGGAFDPQAFIRQPQTLLRLLSWVFSIVVFGSIVNEGYVNRLDETQEHCIFNRNRNACNYGITVGVLAFLSCLLYLALDAYFPQISSVKDRKKAVLSDIGVSAFWAFLWFVGFCFLTNQWQASKEEDNPLNEGGDAARAAITFSFFSIFTWVGQAFLAYQRFQLGADSALFSQDYMDPSQDSGMPYAPYTNEEDATDAVGTYQQPPPADAFDTETQGYQTQNY
- the SYNGR1 gene encoding synaptogyrin-1 isoform X2 encodes the protein MDGGAFGAGKAGGAFDPQAFIRQPQTLLRLLSWVFSIVVFGSIVNEGYVNRLDETQEHCIFNRNRNACNYGITVGVLAFLSCLLYLALDAYFPQISSVKDRKKAVLSDIGVSAFWAFLWFVGFCFLTNQWQASKEEDNPLNEGGDAARAAITFSFFSIFTWGFLAFLAFRRLRDITFQEEYNTLFPNSPSLLP